From Vigna radiata var. radiata cultivar VC1973A unplaced genomic scaffold, Vradiata_ver6 scaffold_23, whole genome shotgun sequence, the proteins below share one genomic window:
- the LOC106778542 gene encoding probable histone H2A.3, giving the protein MAGRGKTLGSSAAKKATSRSSKAGLQFPVGRIARFLKAGKYAERVGAGAPVYLAAVLEYLAAEVLELAGNAARDNKKTRIVPRHIQLAVRNDEELSKLLGDVTIANGGVMPNIHNLLLPKKAGASSKSGGADDDS; this is encoded by the exons ATGGCAGGACGAGGCAAAACCCTAGGATCCAGCGCTGCTAAGAAGGCCACCTCCAGGAGCAGCAAAGCTGGTCTTCAATTTCCGGTCGGTCGTATAGCCAGATTTCTCAAGGCCGGCAAGTATGCTGAGCGTGTTGGTGCTGGTGCTCCTGTCTACCTCGCAGCCGTCCTTGAGTATCTTGCTGCTGAG GTTCTTGAGTTGGCTGGAAATGCTGCAAGAGATAACAAAAAGACGAGGATTGTTCCTCGCCACATTCAATTGGCGGTGAGGAACGATGAAGAGTTGAGCAAGCTTCTTGGCGATGTCACCATTGCAAACGGTGGTGTTATGCCTAACATTCACAATCTCCTGCTTCCCAAGAAAGCTGGGGCTTCATCAAAGAGTGGTGGAGCTGACGACGACTCTTAA